TGTCAGCAACCGGAAGAGTGCTAATTTCACCCCAAATTCAAAAACCATGCTCCCACCCTTTCACCTGGCCATACCCGTTAGCGATTTAGCATTAACCCGCAACTTCTACCACAAGGTATTGGGTTGTGAAGAAGGAAGAACGGATACCCATTGGGTGGACTTCAACTTCTTCGGTCACCAACTGGTTTTACACCAAAAAGAAGGATTGAAGAAGGAGTCCGTTTCCAATCCCGTGGACGGAAAAGAGGTGCCCGTCCCCCATTTCGGTGTGGTCCTTTCCATCGACGATTGGAATGCGCTCGCCGAGCGTTTGAAAAGTCAACATATCAAATTCATTATCGAACCTTATATCCGTTTCGAGGGTGAGGTGGGCGAACAACGGACCATGTTTTTTCAAGACCCTGAGGGAAATGCTTTGGAATTTAAAGCATTTGCCGACATAAGCGGACTCTTTGCAAAGGATTGATCCTGAAAAGCCTCAAGTATTTACGAAGACTGAAAATATGTATCTTCGCGGAAATTTAA
This genomic window from Cryomorphaceae bacterium 1068 contains:
- a CDS encoding VOC family protein; protein product: MLPPFHLAIPVSDLALTRNFYHKVLGCEEGRTDTHWVDFNFFGHQLVLHQKEGLKKESVSNPVDGKEVPVPHFGVVLSIDDWNALAERLKSQHIKFIIEPYIRFEGEVGEQRTMFFQDPEGNALEFKAFADISGLFAKD